The genomic interval AATAGAATTAGGTTCGAATTCGTTTCAGCTCCAATGGCTTGTAAGGTATCATAATGTTGTGTCACTACAATCAATGCCGATGCTTCCTGAGAATTAATTCCAACTCTATTTAATACATCAACACTTTCGACCAAACCTCGTGCTATTTCTCTACGCTGATCAGCAATACCTTGTCCTTGCAAACGCTTACTTTCTGCTTCTGCTTTGGCTTTGGCTACGATTCTAATTCTAGATGCTTCAGCTTCAAATTCGGCAACTGTTTTCTCTCTATCCGCCGCATTGATTCTATTCATGGCATTTTTTACCTGAATATCTGGATCAATATCAGTAACCAATGTATTGATAATAGTATATCCATAAGTGGTCATAGCTTCATTTAATTCTCTTTTTACGGCGATAGCAATATCATCTTTACGTTCAAAGACATCATCTAATTTCATTTTAGGAACTTCGGCACGAACTACATCAAATACATAAGACGTAATTTGATCATGCGCATATTCTAACTTGTAAAAGGCGTCGTAAACGGTTTCTTTTACTACCATAAATTGAACGGATACTTTCAACTTTACAAATACGTTATCTTTTGTTTTGGTTTCGATGATAACATCTAGTTGTTGAATTTTTAAGTTCATACGCCCTGCAATGCGATCAATAATTGGAATTTTTAGTTGTAATCCTGATTGTCTGATGCTGTGAAATCTTCCAAATCGTTCAATGATTACTGCCGTTTGTTGCCTGACAGTAAAAAAGGAGGAGAGTAAAATAAAAAGTCCGATAAATAATAATATAATTAATGTAATACCCATTTTTTATAATTTTAAGTTCATAATTCACCTAAATTAGCAAAAAATATTTAGGTTTGTGGTGCTAGAAAATTATTATATGAAAAAATTAATACTTACTGCTATTTCCTTACTTTCAATGGTTTCCATTTATAGTCAATATGGCTATAAAGATTCTAACAGAATTGGGATAATGGCAGGGATAAATCAGACCACATTGAATACTTCTAACTTTGCTACAAAAGCAGAGACAGGATGGAATGGAGGTTTATCCATGCGTGGAAACTTCTATAATAATTGGGATATGGTTTATTCCATGCAGTTTAGCGAGAACAATTTTTCTGTTGCTACAAAGTACAACGGCATCATTGATGAAGATGTAAAATACAAACTTCCTTCTGCTCAAATTTCGTTACAGTTGAGCTATGTAATACTTGAAAATCATTTAAGTGTTGAATTTGGACCGATTGTTCAATTCAATGGAAAACTTAAATTAGATGCTGAGAAAGAAAACAATATCATTTCAGGGACAACGTTAAAAGCAGTTGATATAGTTGATATATCCAAGTTTAATTTATATCCCACTATTGGTATTACCGCTGGCGGAAGACATTTGCGTTTTAATGTTTCGTACCAATATGGAATCATGAATAGCTTAGATAACCTAAATTCTAAAAATCTTGGTTATACTTTCAAAGGGAATACAGGAGTTATTAATGGAAATGTGATTATTTATTTATAACTGATTTAACACAAATAAAAAAGGCACCAAATCGAATAGTTGATTTGGTGCCTTTTTATTATTTCTTCTATTTTTTAGAAGCTTACAATCGCTTTGTTAATTCTCGCAATTGTTTCTTCTTTTCCAATTACTTCAACAATGTCAAATAGGTGAGGGCCTTTCAATGCACCAACCAAACTCAAACGGAAAGGTTGCATGACTTTTCCCATTCCAATTTCGTTTGCAGTCATCCATTGTTTGACAATCGTTTCAATATTTACAGAAGTAAAATCACTAATACCTTCTAAAACAGTAATCAATTGTTGCATCAACTCTGGTGTTTCTTCTTTCCAGTTTTTGCTTGCTTTGGCATCATACTCTGTTGGAGCTACAAAGAAGAATTCGCTCATTTCCCAAAAATCAGATACAAAATGCGCTCTTTCTTTGATTAAAGAAACGATTTTTGTTATCCTTTCGATCGAAGTCGAGAAACCTTTTTCTACCAAAATAGGAGCGTAGTCCTTCGCTAAATCAGCATCTGCTGCTTGAACTAAGTATTGGTGATTGAACCATTTGTTTTTTTCTGGATCAAATTTTGCTCCCGCTTTGTGCACTCTTTCCAAATCAAAAGCGGCTACTAATTCTTCCAAAGAATATAATTCTTTATCTGTTCCATCATTCCAACCTAATAAAGCCAAGAAGTTTACGACTGCTTCTGGGAAAAATCCTTTCTCTCTGTAACCTGATGAAATACCTTCTGCAGTTTTCCATTCTAATGGAAATACAGGAAATCCTAATTTGTCACCATCACGTTTGGATAACTTTCCGTTTCCAACTGGTTTTAAGATCAAAGGTAAATGGGCAAATTCTGGTGCAGCCCAACCAAATGCGTGATATAACAAAACGTGTAACGGCATAGAGGGTAACCATTCTTCACCTCTAATTACGTGCGTAGTTTCCATTAAATGATCATCTACAATATTGGCCAAATGATAAGTTGGCATACCATCGCTTTTAAATAGTACTTTATCATCAAGTAAGTTAGTGTCAAATTTTACAATCCCACGAATGATATCTTTTAAATGGATGATTTCATCAACGGGAGTTTTGAAACGTATCACGTAAGCATCACCATTAGCAATACGTTTTGCTGTTTCTTCTTTAGAAATTACTAACGATGTATCTAGCTTTTCTCTATTGTGGTGGTTATAGATAAAAGTTTTTCCTTGTTCTTCATGCTCTTTTCTATGCGCATCCAATGATTCTGCAGTGTCAAAGGCATAATAAGCCCAATCGGTATTGATTAATTGATCAGCATATTCTTGGTACAAATGTTTTCGTTCACTTTGTTTGTAGGGACCAAACTTTTCATTTTTTCCAATAGTTTCATCAGGAGCAATTCCTAACCATTCCAAAGCTTCCATGATGTATTCTTCAGCTCCAGGAACAAAACGGTTTTGGTCAGTATCTTCGATTCTCAAGAAGAAGGTACCACCGTTTTTCTTTGCAAATAAATAATTAAATAAAGCAGTTCTGACTCCGCCAATATGTAATGGTCCTGTTGGACTTGGTGCAAAACGCACTCTAACTTGCTGTGACATTTGTTTAATTTTTGGGCAAAGATACAATTTCAATTAGTCAATTGCTTTATTTCAAATTGAGTTTGTTCGGTAGTTCTTTGAAAAATAGGCGTTTCTTAACATTTCTTTTGCCATATAAATTATTACTTTTATTGGTTATTATAATTAGAAGAAAATTATTTTGGAACAAACACATTTTATTTATCAAAAATTAGAGGCTTTTATTCGAAAATTTTATACGAATGAACTTATTCGCGGAAGCGTATTTTTCGTTGGTCTAGGATTGTTATACTTGCTATTTACATTATTTGTTGAGTACTTTTTATGGTTACAACCAGTTTCGAGAACTATTCTTTTTTGGATCTTCATATTTGTTGAACTTTTTCTTTTACTAAGATTTATACTTTTTCCTATTTTTAAATTATTCAAATTACAAAGAGGAATCGATTACAATCAAGCTTCTGTCATTATCGGAAACCATTTTTCGGAAGTAAAAGATCAATTGACCAATTTTCTTCAATTGTCAAATGAAAGTCAATCTGATTCTAAATCTGAATTGTTATTGGCTTCCATCGAACAAAAAGCAAATTCACTTCAGCCCATTCCTTTTGGTAATGCCGTTAATTTTAATTCAAACAAAAAGTTTCTACCGCTGGCAATTGTTCCTATTTTGTTATTTCTAATTTTCTATTTGTCGGGTAATAATGAAATTCTATCTCAAAGTTTGAATAGGGTAGTGCATTACAATCAAAAATTCAGTCCACCAGCACCTTTTGAATTTGTTGTTTTGAATTCCAATTTTCAAACAGAACAGAATCAAGATTTTATTTTTAAAGTAAAAACGGTTGGTTCTATTGTTCCAGAAAACGCAACCATTCATATTGGTAATGAAAGTTATTTTTTGGAAAGCACGAAGACAGGAGAGTTTCAGTTTACAATTCCTAAACCAAATAGTAATGTATTGTTTCACGTGGAAGCAAATGGTATTTATTCTAAGGATTATGAATTGAAAGTCGTTCAAGTGCCTTCCATTTCAAATTTCGAAATGGTGTTAAATTTCCCTTCGTATTTAAATCGCAAGTCTGAAGTAATTCAAGGTACAGGAAACGCTATTGTTCCTGAGGGTACACAAGTGAAATGGAAGTTATCCACTATTGCTACCCAAAAAGTGGATTTTGTTGAGGGTAATAACGTTATTTCATTTGCTAATGTTGGAAATGGCTTTGTTTTTAATAAAAGTATCAGTCAAAATACAGAATATCAAATTATTACTTCTAATAAATCCATTCAAAACTTCGAAAAGTTACAATATCAGGTTCAAGTGGTCAAAGATCAGTTTCCGAGTATCAATGTTGGTTTTGCTCCTGATAGTTGGAAGATAAAAAGCAAGTATGTTCTAGGACAAATTGCCGATGATAATGGTTTGTATAAATTGCAGATTGTGTTTTACGAACATAACAAAGAAGCTTCTGCCAAACGAGGAACGATTCCTTTGAAAGGAAAGACCGTTGACCAATTTGTATTTTCTTTCCCTGCAAATCTTCCTGTTCAGCAAGGTGTGGTTTATGATTATTATTTTGAAGTTTTCGATAATGATGTTTTGCATAATTACAAAAGTGCTAAGTCTACTGTCTTCTCCAATCGAATTGCTACTGAGGATGAAAAGGCCGATCAGGTTTTGCAACAGCAATCCGATAATATTAATGGTTTACAAAAATCTTTAAAAGAACAAACCAAACAATTTTCTGCTTTAGACAAATTACAACAACTAGGGAAGGAGAAGAATAATTTTGATTTTAAAGAACAGCAAAATGTAAATGATTTTATTCAGCGTCAAAAGAAGCAAGATGAACTGATGAAACAATTTGCAGAAAAAATGAAAGACAATCTGGATGAATTCAAAGATAAAAAGAAGGATGCTTTTAAAGAAGAATTGCAAAAACGTTTGGAAGAAACCAAAAAGGATTTGGAGAAAAACGAGAAATTATTGGATGAGTTAAAGAAGCTCAACGATAAAATTAAGAATGAAGATTTACTTGAAAAGTTAGACAAGTTCAAACAAAATAGTAAAAATCAAACAAAGAGCTTGGAACAATTGGTGGAGCTAACTAAGAAGTATTATGTAGAAAAGAAGGCAGAACAATTGGCCGATAAATTAGATGCTCTTTCTGAAAAACAAGATAAGTTGGCTGATGCTCCCAAAGAGGATGGTGCTGATCAGCAAGACAAAATCAATAAAGAGTTTGATAAATTACAAGAAGATTTGAAGGATTTATCGAAAGAGAATAAAGAATTAAAAAGCCCTGTTGATTTACCAAAGGACGAAGCTGAACAAAAAAGTATTGAAGATGATTTGGATAAATCCAAAGAAGAGTTGCAAAAAAACAATGCTTCTAAGGCTAAACCTAAACAAAAATCGGCTGCTCAAAAAATGAAATCGCTGTCTCAAAAGATGAAGCAAAGTTTGGGTGATAGTGAGAAGGAACAATTAGAAGAAGATGTAAAAATGTTACGTCAAGTTCTGGATAATTTATTAGCCTTCTCCAATTCCGAAGAAGATTTAATGAAGCAATTCCGGAATCTTAAAACAGGTTCTCCATCGTTGAATCGAAATATTAAACTGCAACAAAACTTAAAAGTACAGTTCAAGCATGTTGATGATAGTTTGTTTGCTATGTCTTTACGCAATCCAATAATTGCCGAAAATGTAACCAAAGAGATTGGCAATATTCAGTATAACATGGATAAATCTTTAGATAGTTTTACGAACTCTCAATTATCAAAAGGTTTGTCTCATCAACAATACACCATTGCTTCTGCAAATGTGTTGGGTGATTTTTTAAGTGATATTTTATCCAATATGCAAATGTCACTGTCGGGATCTCAAGGCGGAAAACCCAAACCTGGGCAAGGTGAAGGCGCAGGGATGCAACTTCCAGATATTATCAAAAAACAAAAAGGTTTAGGTGATAAAGTTAAGGAAGGAATGCAACCTGGTCCAAAACCTGGTGAAGGTAAAGATGGTAAAACTGGAGAAAGTGGACAGTCAGGAAAGGGTAAAGAGGGGCAAAGCGGAGAAGATGGTGAAGGAGATGCAAAGGCTATAATGGAGATTTACAAAGAGCAAAAGCAACTTAGAGAATCCTTGGAAAACGAATTGAATAAGCAAGGACTGGGAGGAAGTGGAAACAATGCTTTGGAGCAAATGAAGCAAATTGAAAAGCAATTATTGAACAAGGGTTTTAATAATGAAGTCTTGCAACGGATCTTGAATGTGAAGCAAGAATTATTAAAATTAGCGACTGCAACTCAAGAACAAAATCAAGATGATAAACGACAATCTGAATCGAATAAAAAGGAGTTTCTAAATCGTTCTAATGCATTGCCAAACGCTCTGTTAGATTATTTGAACAGTATTGAAATTTTAAATAGACAATCGTTACCTTTGCGCTCTAATTTTGAACAAAAAGTTCAAGAATATTTTAATAAGAAATGATTAGTTTTAATTACGAAAATGATTTTGAATTAGAAAACGAAGAAGCATTTGCTGCTTGGTTGTCTTCAGTTATAGAATCGGAAAAAAAGAAAGAAGGGGAGATAAACTATATATTTTGTGATGACGAATATCTACACAAAATCAATTTAGAATATTTGAACCACGATACATTGACAGATATTATTAGTTTTGATTACTCTATGGGTAACGAATTACACGGTGATATTTATGTTTCTATCGAAAGGGTTATAGATAACGCTAAGGATTATGAAGTAAGTTTTGAAGACGAATTGAAACGTGTATTAGTTCACGGTATACTTCATTACTGCGGTTACAAAGACAAGTCGGATGAAGACGAGGCTATAATGCGTTCGAAGGAAGAGGAGAAAATGAAGATGTTCCACGTGGAACTATAGTCTTCTTTTTGCTGGTTTAGATTGTTTGTTCCACGTGGAACAAGTTGTCAAAAGTATTGTGGTTTCGGGTTTGGTTCCACGTGGAACAATGGCTCGAATTTGCAAAAGAGATTGAATACAAATCCCAGCGAAGCTGGGTAAATTTTATAAAAAATGTTTCAAGAAGAATATGATGTAATTGTAGTTGGTGCAGGTCATGCTGGTTCAGAGGCGGCGGCTGCGGCGGCGAATTTGGGCTCGAAAACCTTGCTCGTGACTATGAGTTTGCAGAACATCGCACAGATGTCTTGCAACCCTGCGATGGGTGGAATTGCCAAAGGGCAGATCGTTCGTGAGATCGATGCGCTTGGAGGGTACTCTGGAATTGTTTCAGACAACACTGCAATTCAGTTTAAGATGCTGAACAAATCTAAAGGGCCTGCGATGTGGTCTCCAAGAGTTCAATCGGACCGAATGCGTTTTGCAGAGGAGTGGAGAATGATGTTGGAGGGAACTCCAAATTTGGATTTCTACCAAGAAATGGTCAAAGGTTTGATTATCGAAAACAATCAAATCAAAGGAATCAAAACTTCGCTTGGAGTGGAGATTCGATCAAAATCGGTGGTCTTAACCAATGGTACTTTTTTGAATGGTTTGATTCATATTGGAGAAAAACAATTTGGAGGAGGAAGAGCAGGGGAGAGTGCTGCTTATGGAATTACGGAAGACTTGGTGAAAGCAGGTTTTGAATCTGGAAGAATGAAAACAGGAACGCCTCCAAGAGTAGATGGTCGCTCTTTGGATTATTCGAAAATGAACGAAGAAAAGGGAGATGACAAGCCACATAAATTCTCCTATTCAGATGTAACTAGTCCGTTGATTCATCAACGCTCTTGTCACATGACGTACACATCTTTGGATGTGCATGATATTTTGAGAGAAGGTTTTGACCGTTCGCCAATGTTCAATGGAAGAATAAAAAGTCTTGGACCAAGATATTGCCCTTCGATAGAAGATAAAATAAATCGTTTTGCTGATAAAGAACGCCACCAATTATTTGTTGAGCCAGAGGGATGGAAAACCTGTGAAGTTTATGTAAATGGTTTTTCAACTTCATTGCCAGAAGATATTCAATTTAAAGCTTTGCGTTCTGTAGTTGGTTTTGAGAAAGTGAAATTCTTTCGTCCAGGATATGCAATCGAATATGATTATTTTCCGCCAACGCAATTAAAGCATACGCTAGAAACCAAATTGGTAGAAGGTTTGTATTTCGCTGGACAGATTAATGGAACAACGGGATATGAAGAAGCAGCTTCTCAAGGATTGATGGCAGGAATTAATGCGCATTTGAAAGTGCATGAAAAAGCTCCGCTAATCTTGAAACGTGATGAAGCTTATATTGGTGTTTTAATAGATGACTTAATTACAAAAGGAACCGAAGAGCCATACAGAATGTTTACTTCTCGTGCAGAATACAGAACGTTGTTGCGTCAAGACAATGCCGATTTTAGATTGACTCCAATGTCAAATGCAATTGGTTTAGCTTCTGATGAACGTTTGCGCAGAATGGAACATAAGTTCAATCAATCTGAAAAGATGGTTAACTTTTTTAAAGACACTAGCGTTTCGATTGCTGAAACAAATCCAATTTTGGAAGAAAAAGGAACGGCTGCAATTTCGCAAGGAGATAAGATGTTCAAAATATTTTCACGTCCACAAATTGATTTGGAGGATATGAAGAAATTCGAAAAAGTAAAAGAATATATTGCTGGCAATGATGTCGACGATGAAATTCTAGAACAAGCCGAAATCCAAGTCAAGTATTCTGGATACATCGAAAAGGAAAGAAACAACGCTGATAAGTTGACAAGATTAGAAGATGTAAAAATTCCAGAGGATTTTGATTTTCATAAAATCAAATCCATGTCGATAGAGGCAAAGCAGAAATTGAGCAAGATTCGTCCCGTAACCATTTCGCAAGCATCGCGTATCAGTGGAGTTTCTCCAAGTGATATTTCGGTATTGTTGGTGTATATGGGAAGATAAGATTAACGATTGTAGATTTTTGATTAACGTCCCGAATTTTCGGGATTGATTTTAAATCTGAAATCAATCCCGAAAATTCGGGACGTTAATCATTTTCTAAAATCTATTGTTCCACGTGAAACTACGGTCGAAAGTCCTGCTATCACTACTAAATTAGAATTTAAAAAATAAATTAATCAAAAATTCGATTTTCAATCAATATAAACTGATTACTGAAAACTGCGACTGAATACTAATATAAAAAATGGATATTTCAAATAAAAAACATTTTCTTACTGTAAAAGACCATTCGGTTTCCAAAGAAATTTTTGAGTTGTATCATGACGAATTTCTGGATATGCTGATTACCGAGCCGCAACCAAGTTTGGATGTGTTGGGTAAGTATTATGAAAGTGAAGATTATATTTCGCATACCGATAATAAAAGATCATTGTTTGAAAAAGCCTATCACTTTGTAAAAGGGATTGCTCTCAAAAACAAACTGAACTTGATAAATGAACTGCAATCGGCCAAAGGGTCGATTTTGGACATTGGAGCGGGAACAGGAGATTTCTTGAATGTTGCCAAAGACAACGGTTGGAAAACAATCGGAATCGAACCAAGCGATCGTGCCAAAGGAATTGCAATTAGTAAAGGAATTGATTTTGCAAATGCAACTTCAGATTTAGACAATCATTCTTTTGATGTAATTACGATGTGGCACGTTTTGGAACACGTACCCGATTTGGATTTTCAAATCAAAGAATTGAAGCGATTGTTAAAACCTACGGGTTCGTTAATTATTGCGGTTCCCAATTTTAAATCTTTCGATGCAAAACATTACAAAGAATTTTGGGCGGCCTATGATGTGCCAATTCACTTTTGGCATTTCTCCAAAAAAGCAATTCAGTCTCTTTTCGAAAAAGAAGCCATGCAGTTGGAAAAAGTACTTCCCATGAAATTTGATTCTTTTTATGTGAGTTTGCTTTCTGAAAAATACAAAACAGGGAAGATGAATTTTGTAAAAGCATTTTTTATCGGCTTACAGTCAAATTTGAAAGCAAAACGCAATTTGGAGTATTCATCACATATTTATGTGCTTAAAAATAGGTAAAAATCATTTTAAGTGTGTTTTTAAGGCCGTTTTTGGTCTGAAATATGGATTATGTATCCGTTTTTTTGAAAATCGCTTAGAATTAATTTATAAAAGCCATTTTTTATAGCTTTAAATTATCTCATTTTAAACAATGATAAGCAAATCTAATAGTGGGAAAAAGGGACAATTTCCAAACATTTTTAGGTTGCTAGTAAATTTTTTATATTTTTGTTCCAATCACAATAATCACAAATAAACCAAAATGAAAAAAGTATTATTAATTGCTGCAATGGCAGTTTCCATTTTATCATGTCAAAAAGCGGCCGAAGTAAAAGAAGTGAAAACAGCTTATGTTGATACTTCGGAATTAATGAAAGAGTACACAGAGGCAAAAGACCTTGAAGCAAAATACAAAGCACAGTCTGAAGAAAAAGGAAGACAACTAGAAGCAGAAATTAATCGTTTCAAACAAGACGCTTCTAATTTTCAATCTCAAGCGCAAGCCAACGGTCAAGAGTGGGCTCAAAAAAAAGGAGCTGAATTGCAAAAAAGAGAACAACAATTGGGTTATGCGCAACAAGCATTATCACAACAATTGCAACAAGAAAGTGGTGCAGAAATGGACACACTTGTTATGGGAGTAAAAAAATTCATCAAAGACTACGGTAAAAAGAACGGTTACGCTTATATCTACGGTACTGGAGATGTAGCTTCTGTTTTGTATGCTGAAGATAAATTTGATATCACAAAAACGATCATCAAAGAATTGAATGCCAAATACGCTTCTAAAGACAAAAAAGAAGAAAAAGTAGAAAAAGTAGAAGAGAAAAAAGAAGAAGCTAAAAAGTAATTCTTTTCGAAAACTATAACGAGGCCTTCATTCTAATTCAGAATGGAGGTTTTTTTATGTCAAATGGTGCGTAGCCGAGATTCTTTTTTAAAACGGAAGTTATAGTTTAGAACGGTTCTCGACTTCGCTTGAACTGACAGGTCGCTTTGATTTAAAATAAGCATGATAATTCCCTATTGTCAAATCGAGCGCAGTCGAGATTCTTTTTTAAAATGGAAGTTATAGTATAGAACGGTTCTCGACTTCGCTACCTATGACGCTTTAGTTCAAATACCTGACTTACAGGTACTTAAAAAACACACCCCTAGCCCCTCTCAAGAGGGGAATTAGAAGTACTAACATTCAAATAACGTCATTTTATATTGCTTTTTTTAGAATAAAAATTACTCCTCGAACTGACAGGTCGTTTTTGTTTTAAAATTGATATGATAATTCCTTATTCTCAAATCGGTCGCAATCGAGATTCCATTTTCTTTGTTTCCGTCA from Flavobacterium ovatum carries:
- a CDS encoding SPFH domain-containing protein, whose protein sequence is MGITLIILLFIGLFILLSSFFTVRQQTAVIIERFGRFHSIRQSGLQLKIPIIDRIAGRMNLKIQQLDVIIETKTKDNVFVKLKVSVQFMVVKETVYDAFYKLEYAHDQITSYVFDVVRAEVPKMKLDDVFERKDDIAIAVKRELNEAMTTYGYTIINTLVTDIDPDIQVKNAMNRINAADREKTVAEFEAEASRIRIVAKAKAEAESKRLQGQGIADQRREIARGLVESVDVLNRVGINSQEASALIVVTQHYDTLQAIGAETNSNLILLPNSPQAGSEMLNNMVASFSASNQVGEMMKKGNRKKKVEEEQYKAPEIIEPLDEEDNED
- a CDS encoding PorT family protein — encoded protein: MKKLILTAISLLSMVSIYSQYGYKDSNRIGIMAGINQTTLNTSNFATKAETGWNGGLSMRGNFYNNWDMVYSMQFSENNFSVATKYNGIIDEDVKYKLPSAQISLQLSYVILENHLSVEFGPIVQFNGKLKLDAEKENNIISGTTLKAVDIVDISKFNLYPTIGITAGGRHLRFNVSYQYGIMNSLDNLNSKNLGYTFKGNTGVINGNVIIYL
- the gltX gene encoding glutamate--tRNA ligase yields the protein MSQQVRVRFAPSPTGPLHIGGVRTALFNYLFAKKNGGTFFLRIEDTDQNRFVPGAEEYIMEALEWLGIAPDETIGKNEKFGPYKQSERKHLYQEYADQLINTDWAYYAFDTAESLDAHRKEHEEQGKTFIYNHHNREKLDTSLVISKEETAKRIANGDAYVIRFKTPVDEIIHLKDIIRGIVKFDTNLLDDKVLFKSDGMPTYHLANIVDDHLMETTHVIRGEEWLPSMPLHVLLYHAFGWAAPEFAHLPLILKPVGNGKLSKRDGDKLGFPVFPLEWKTAEGISSGYREKGFFPEAVVNFLALLGWNDGTDKELYSLEELVAAFDLERVHKAGAKFDPEKNKWFNHQYLVQAADADLAKDYAPILVEKGFSTSIERITKIVSLIKERAHFVSDFWEMSEFFFVAPTEYDAKASKNWKEETPELMQQLITVLEGISDFTSVNIETIVKQWMTANEIGMGKVMQPFRLSLVGALKGPHLFDIVEVIGKEETIARINKAIVSF
- the ybeY gene encoding rRNA maturation RNase YbeY, whose protein sequence is MISFNYENDFELENEEAFAAWLSSVIESEKKKEGEINYIFCDDEYLHKINLEYLNHDTLTDIISFDYSMGNELHGDIYVSIERVIDNAKDYEVSFEDELKRVLVHGILHYCGYKDKSDEDEAIMRSKEEEKMKMFHVEL
- the mnmG gene encoding tRNA uridine-5-carboxymethylaminomethyl(34) synthesis enzyme MnmG is translated as MFQEEYDVIVVGAGHAGSEAAAAAANLGSKTLLVTMSLQNIAQMSCNPAMGGIAKGQIVREIDALGGYSGIVSDNTAIQFKMLNKSKGPAMWSPRVQSDRMRFAEEWRMMLEGTPNLDFYQEMVKGLIIENNQIKGIKTSLGVEIRSKSVVLTNGTFLNGLIHIGEKQFGGGRAGESAAYGITEDLVKAGFESGRMKTGTPPRVDGRSLDYSKMNEEKGDDKPHKFSYSDVTSPLIHQRSCHMTYTSLDVHDILREGFDRSPMFNGRIKSLGPRYCPSIEDKINRFADKERHQLFVEPEGWKTCEVYVNGFSTSLPEDIQFKALRSVVGFEKVKFFRPGYAIEYDYFPPTQLKHTLETKLVEGLYFAGQINGTTGYEEAASQGLMAGINAHLKVHEKAPLILKRDEAYIGVLIDDLITKGTEEPYRMFTSRAEYRTLLRQDNADFRLTPMSNAIGLASDERLRRMEHKFNQSEKMVNFFKDTSVSIAETNPILEEKGTAAISQGDKMFKIFSRPQIDLEDMKKFEKVKEYIAGNDVDDEILEQAEIQVKYSGYIEKERNNADKLTRLEDVKIPEDFDFHKIKSMSIEAKQKLSKIRPVTISQASRISGVSPSDISVLLVYMGR
- a CDS encoding class I SAM-dependent methyltransferase, with amino-acid sequence MDISNKKHFLTVKDHSVSKEIFELYHDEFLDMLITEPQPSLDVLGKYYESEDYISHTDNKRSLFEKAYHFVKGIALKNKLNLINELQSAKGSILDIGAGTGDFLNVAKDNGWKTIGIEPSDRAKGIAISKGIDFANATSDLDNHSFDVITMWHVLEHVPDLDFQIKELKRLLKPTGSLIIAVPNFKSFDAKHYKEFWAAYDVPIHFWHFSKKAIQSLFEKEAMQLEKVLPMKFDSFYVSLLSEKYKTGKMNFVKAFFIGLQSNLKAKRNLEYSSHIYVLKNR
- a CDS encoding OmpH family outer membrane protein, encoding MKKVLLIAAMAVSILSCQKAAEVKEVKTAYVDTSELMKEYTEAKDLEAKYKAQSEEKGRQLEAEINRFKQDASNFQSQAQANGQEWAQKKGAELQKREQQLGYAQQALSQQLQQESGAEMDTLVMGVKKFIKDYGKKNGYAYIYGTGDVASVLYAEDKFDITKTIIKELNAKYASKDKKEEKVEKVEEKKEEAKK